In the genome of Hydractinia symbiolongicarpus strain clone_291-10 chromosome 5, HSymV2.1, whole genome shotgun sequence, one region contains:
- the LOC130646238 gene encoding calcium-binding protein P-like, with protein MESKEPLPPSYADSQNQPQYPPTQAEYPPAQGQYPPAQGQYPPMQGNYPPPQGQYPPQQPPPGAYPEKQGQYPPQQPGGYYPPPTMMQNTNNTTVVTVQAQPAPQVHCVAVDNHSGLAWFSCLCCCWPIGIAAIVKSNEVNNAIAAGDFVRAQRASADARKYAIIAIIIGLIAVPTIIVINVLRASSA; from the exons ATGGAGTCAAAGGAGCCACTTCCACCCAGCTATGCAGACTCACAAAATCAGCCACAGTATCCCCCGACACAAGCAGAGTATCCTCCAGCACAAGGGCAGTATCCTCCAGCTCAAGGACAGTACCCCCCTATGCAGGGTAACTACCCACCTCCTCAAGGACAGTATCCGCCACAACAGCCACCCCCAGGAGCTTACCCAGAGAAGCAAGGACAATATCCACCACAACAACCAGGAGGATATTACCCACCACCAACAATGATGCAG aaTACCAATAACACCACTGTCGTAACTGTCCAAGCGCAACCAGCTCCACAAGTTCACTGCGTGGCTGTTGACAATCATTCTGGTTTAGCTTGGTTCTCCTGTCTGTGTTGTTGCTGGCCGATTGGTATTGCTGCTATTGTTAAATCGAACGAG GTTAACAACGCCATAGCAGCAGGAGACTTCGTTCGAGCCCAGCGAGCGTCGGCAGATGCACGGAAATACGCTATTATTGCCATCATAATTGGTTTAATTGCTGTCCCTACGATTATTGTCATAAACGTTTTGCGTGCGTCAAGTGCATAA
- the LOC130646240 gene encoding iron-sulfur cluster assembly scaffold protein IscU-like — translation MFLSLNHALRTSSLTRQALVVVSRQYHKNVIDHYENPRNVGSMDKNDKNVGTGLVGAPACGDVMKLQIKVDDDGNIVDAKFKTFGCGSAIASSSLATEWIKGKQINDASNIKNTDIAKELCLPPVKLHCSMLAEDAIKAALNDYKTKQAKVAV, via the exons ATGTTTCTTAGCTTGAATCATGCATTGAGAACTTCGAGTCTAACAAGACAAGCACTTGTAGTGGTTTCCAGACAGTATCATAAAAAT GTGATTGACCACTACGAAAATCCACGTAATGTTGGATCAATGGATAAGAATGATAAAAACGTAGGAACTGGTTTAGTTGGTGCACCTGCTTGTGGAGATGTAATGAAATTACAG ATTAAAGTTGACGACGATGGTAATATTGTTGATGCAAAATTCAAAACATTTGGTTGTGGGTCAGCCATTGCTTCGAGTTCATTGGCAACAGAATGGATAAAAGGAAAACAG ATCAATGATGCGTCCAACATTAAGAATACGGATATTGCAAAAGAGCTATGTCTTCCTCCAGTTAAACTTCACTGTTCAA tGCTCGCCGAAGATGCAATAAAAGCTGCATTAAATGATTACAAAACGAAGCAGGCAAAAGTGGCTGTGTAG